One Megalopta genalis isolate 19385.01 chromosome 11, iyMegGena1_principal, whole genome shotgun sequence genomic region harbors:
- the LOC117226214 gene encoding putative 3-methyladenine DNA glycosylase isoform X1: MLAVLPFLENIIRQTLNNSIAKRSVFCGSSMKRSRTSSKAKSKREEAEDDTIKNDIEAKSKDNEHNLIVQAKNLKNQKLNNVSKSDKKSIDSFKHPAETTLEDSINPEHKQKSKLNLKRLKDRNNKNNEELKPNVPPPKNKPRAVVDLKMMTEELKQLEEPPSTDWEKEICLNRLPFSFYDSPCEELAQNLLGKILVRYLENGTVLKGRIVETEGYLGVIDKASHTYQKKITPRNMPMYMSPGTVYVYMTYGMYHCFNISSQGEGCAVLIRALEPLEGIECMASQRTSKRTSGVPKKPLKDLKTHELCNGPSKLCMAFQLHKKHSKYSMCSWKGLWIENDNVNMEINIVKCPRIGIEGYGEEWTKKPLRYYIYGNKAVSKRNKEAELSLEMN; this comes from the exons aTGCTAGCTGTATTGCCTTTTTTAGAAAACATTATTCGGCAAACATTAAACAATTCCATAGCGAAGCGATCTGTGTTTTGTGGTTCATCAATGAAGAGATCAAGGACTAGTTCAAAGGCAAAGTCCAAGAGAGAAGAAGCCGAAGATGATACCATTAAAAATGATATTGAAGCGAAGTCAAAG gACAATGAACACAATTTAATAGTACAAGCTAAGAACTTAAAAAATCAGAAATTAAACAATGTATCAAAAAGTGACAAGAAATCAATTGATAGTTTCAAACACCCTGCTGAAACTACTTTAGAAGATTCTATAAATCCTGAGCACAAACAAAAAAGTAAACTtaatttaaaaagattaaaagatC GTAATAACAAAAACAATGAAGAACTAAAACCAAACGTACCTCCTCCAAAGAATAAGCCCAGAGCTGTGGTAGATCTAAAAATGATGACTGAGGAATTAAAACAGTTAGAGGAACCCCCATCTACCGATTGGGAAAAAGAAATATGTTTGAATAGACTTCCATTCTCATTTTATGATTCTCCTTGTGAAGAGTTAGCTCAAAATTTGTTAG GGAAAATACTGGTTCGTTATTTAGAGAATGGGACTGTTCTAAAAGGTAGAATTGTTGAAACAGAGGGTTACTTGGGTGTGATAGACAAAGCTTCACACACATATCAGAAAAAAATTACCCCTCGTAATATGCCGATGTATATGTCACCAGGAACTGTCTATGTGTACATGACTTATGGCATGTACCATTGTTTTAATATATCTAGTCAAG GTGAGGGATGTGCTGTTTTGATAAGGGCTCTTGAACCCCTAGAAGGTATTGAATGCATGGCTAGTCAACGTACATCAAAGAGAACATCGGGTGTGCCTAAAAAGCCTTTGAAGGATttaaaaacacatgaattatgcAATGGCCCATCAAAGCTCTGCATGGCCTTTCAACTTCATAAAAAACATAGTAAATACTCGATGTGTTCCTGGAAAGGTTTGTGGATCGAGAACGACAACGTGAATATGGAAATCAACATTGTAAAGTGCCCCCGCATAGGTATAGAGGGCTATGGAGAAGAGTGGACAAAGAAGCCACTACGATATTACATATACGGTAACAAAGCCGTGAGTAAACGAAATAAGGAAGCTGAATTATCATTGGAAATGAACTAG
- the dor gene encoding vacuolar protein sorting-associated protein 18 dor isoform X2, giving the protein MTSMFDQYEQASQRSKQIHAPPIRPDISTAGFIQMKLQDDGPIFIKQRVNFQPSDNIVHLVVNNNITVIAMANNMLLRIDMRNPTIEEINISKYAVNMKMSGMFLDPLGNHLLIALVPKNPSLKDSTPPELFYLHKKTSKLKQAGKFKGHEITAVGWNFQNTSETTTGPILLGTSKGLIFETEIGLDGDKIFNTSLEQYWRQVFDIGEASKPPITGIEFHKVPNSDKYMIIVTTLMRIYQYIGEVQNPEEKPLLQQVFNKYLNVQESFNEVISNLNYSKMQFYYPSMGALPKSFGWLTETGIWYAQIDPTIDPKNTLQNQQMITCPETSLIGSSVSQVATPPLSFVLTEFHALLLYTDRVKGISLLNQELIFEDIYNDALGKLVSITKDHVTRSIWAYSEQAVFKYKVNKEDRNVWQIYVDKGEFELAIQYCKDNPAHKDQVLVKQAEMLFKNKEYEKSALISADTHSSFEEISLKFLQEWQIEALKTFLKKKLEGLKTHDKTQITMIVVWVVELFMNQMAILRSSNNSYLNDPQYLELQKQFDSFLAIPKVEECIIRNRSTIYDLMTSHGDKENLIRLTIMHCNYEEVIRQHLYKNNYLEALEVLKSQNNKDLFYQFFGILLQELPRPAVTALISQGYSLKPSKLLPALVSCNSDEKHAKEIIRYLEFCVYKLSSQEQAIHNFLLSLYARYKKDEVMRFISSQGQDINMVHYDVHYALRLCQEVGLTEACVQLSALLGLWTTAVDLALTISVDLAKQIAAMPTDHDDELRKKLWLKIAEHVVREKDDIEEAMKFLRHCDIVRIEDILPFFSDFVTIDHFKDAICNSLQEYNQHIQDLKEEMQEATKAAELVRKDIQEFRTRCTFVYVKDTCNACDVQLLSRPFYVFPCGHRFHSDCLVAALTPMLSMDQRTKLADLQRQLLIAQSNRPEDTTSVGSVSLSRKNRIKADIDELVASECLYCGELMIESIDKPFIEEEDYERVMKEWA; this is encoded by the exons atgACATCAATGTTTGACCAATATGAACAAGCATCTCAACGATCAAAACAAATACATGCACCTCCAATTCGTCCAGACATT AGTACAGCAGGATTTATTCAGATGAAGTTACAAGACGACGGACCGATTTTTATAAAACAGAGAGTTAATTTCCAGCCATCAGATAACATTGTACACTTggttgttaataataatataactgttATTGCTATGGCCAATAACATGCTCTTGCGTATTGATATGAGAAATCCTACTATAGAAG aaataaatatatcaaaatatGCAGTAAATATGAAAATGTCAGGGATGTTCCTTGATCCTTTGGGAAATCATTTGCTAATTGCTTTAGTTCCAAAGAATCCAAGTCTCAAAGATAGTACACCAcctgaattattttatttacataaGAAGACTTCAAAATTGAAACAG GCAGGCAAATTTAAAGGACACGAAATCACTGCTGTTGGATGGAACTTTCAAAATACTTCTGAAACTACTACGGGTCCAATACTGTTAGGAACTTCTAAAGGTCTCATCTTTGAAACAGAAATTGGTTTAGATGGTGacaaaatatttaatacaaGTTTGGAGCAATATTGGCGTCAG GTATTTGATATAGGGGAGGCCAGTAAACCACCAATTACTGGCATAGAATTTCATAAAGTACCAAATTCAGACAAGTATATGATTATTGTCACCACTCTTATGCGTATTTATCAATATATTGGAGAAGTGCAGAATCCGGAAGAAAAACCTTTGTTACAACAAGTTTTTAATAAGTATTTAAATGTGCAAG AGAGTTTTAATGAAGTGATAAGtaatttaaattattcaaaAATGCAATTCTATTATCCTTCAATGGGAGCTTTACCAAAGTCTTTTGGTTGGTTGACTGAAACTGGTATATGGTATGCACag ATTGATCCAACTATAGATCCAAAGAATACGTTGCAAAATCAACAAATGATAACATGTCCTGAAACAAGTCTTATAGGAAGCAGTGTTTCGCAAGTAGCAACTCCGCCGCTTTCGTTTGTATTAACAGAATTTCATGCGCTGTTGCTTTATACTGATCGTGTTAAAGGCATATCACTCTTGAACCAGGAATtaatatttgaagatatttaTAACGAT GCTCTTGGCAAACTAGTTAGTATTACTAAAGATCATGTAACTCGTTCTATATGGGCTTATAGTGAACAAGCGGtatttaaatataaagttaataaaGAAGATAGAAATGTGTGGCAG aTATACGTCGATAAAGGTGAATTTGAGCTTGCTATACAATATTGTAAAGATAATCCAGCACACAAAGATCAAGTATTAGTAAAGCAAGCCGAAATGCTTTTCAAAAACAAAGA ATATGAAAAAAGTGCTCTCATCTCTGCAGACACTCATTCATCGTTCGAAGAAATATCATTAAAGTTTCTTCAAGAATGGCAAATAGAAGCATTAAAAACATTTCTCAAAAAG aaaCTAGAAGGACTGAAAACGCACGACAAAACGCAAATAACCATGATTGTTGTATGGGTGGTAGAATTATTTATGAATCAAATGGCGATATTACGAAGTAGCAATAATTCATATTTAAATGATCCGCAGTATTTGGAACTTCAGAAACAATTTGATAGCTTCCTTGCCATACCAAAAGTCGAA GAGTGCATAATAAGAAATCGCAGTACCATATATGATTTAATGACAAGTCACGGCGACAAGGAAAATCTTATCCGTTTAACCATAATGCATTGCAATTACGAGGAAGTGATACGTCAGCATTTATATAAAAACAATTACTTAGAAGCGCTTGAAGTTTTAAAGAGTCAAAACAATAAGGATCTCTTTTACCAATTTTTTGGTATTCTTTTACAAGAATTACCGCGTCCTGCGGTAACTGCTTTGATATCGCAAGGATACTCATTAAAGCCATCTAAGCTCCTGCCGGCTTTAGTCTCCTGTAATAGCGATGAAAAACAT GCGAAAGAAATAATCAGGTATTTGGAGTTTTGTGTATATAAATTAAGCTCTCAAGAACAGGCaattcacaattttttattgtCCTTGTATGCTCGTTATAAAAAAGATGAAGTTATGCGATTCATCAGTTCTCAAG GACAAGATATTAATATGGTACACTATGATGTTCATTATGCATTACGTTTGTGTCAAGAAGTTGGTTTAACTGAAGCTTGCGTACAATTGTCCGCATTGCTCGGGCTCTGGACAACAGCGGTAGATTTAGCTTTGACAATAAGCGTAGATCTTGCTAAACAAATAGCAGCCATGCCTACGGATCATGACGATGAATTAAGGAAAAAATTATGGCTAAAAATTG CTGAACATGTGGTTCGAGAAAAAGATGACATAGAAGAAGCAATGAAATTTTTGCGACATTGCGATATAGTCAGAATAGAAGATATACTACCGTTCTTTTCAGACTTCGTTACCATAGATCATTTCAAAGACGCTATTTGTAATTCGTTACAG GAATATAATCAACATATCCAAGATTTGAAAGAAGAAATGCAAGAAGCGACAAAAGCAGCCGAACTTGTTAGGAAAGACATACAAGAGTTCAGAACAAG GTGTACCTTTGTATATGTAAAGGATACATGTAACGCTTGTGATGTTCAGTTACTATCGCGACCCTTTTATGTATTTCCATGCGGACATAGATTTCATAGCGATTGCCTCGTAGCCGCATTGACTCCTATGTTGTCGATGGATCAGAGAACAAAGCTGGCTGATCTTCAACGACAACTACTTATTGCACAATCAAATAGGCCAGAAGATACTACATCAGTTGGTTCTGTATCCTTATCAAGAAAAAACCGAATCAAAGCTGACATCGACGAATTAGTAGCCTCTGAATGTTTATACTGCGGAGAACTCATGATAGA GTCTATAGATAAACCATTCATCGAAGAGGAGGACTATGAAAGAGTAATGAAAGAATGGgcataa
- the dor gene encoding vacuolar protein sorting-associated protein 18 dor isoform X1, translating into MTSMFDQYEQASQRSKQIHAPPIRPDISTAGFIQMKLQDDGPIFIKQRVNFQPSDNIVHLVVNNNITVIAMANNMLLRIDMRNPTIEEINISKYAVNMKMSGMFLDPLGNHLLIALVPKNPSLKDSTPPELFYLHKKTSKLKQAGKFKGHEITAVGWNFQNTSETTTGPILLGTSKGLIFETEIGLDGDKIFNTSLEQYWRQLPNYLPLYGAKEVEGLVFDIGEASKPPITGIEFHKVPNSDKYMIIVTTLMRIYQYIGEVQNPEEKPLLQQVFNKYLNVQESFNEVISNLNYSKMQFYYPSMGALPKSFGWLTETGIWYAQIDPTIDPKNTLQNQQMITCPETSLIGSSVSQVATPPLSFVLTEFHALLLYTDRVKGISLLNQELIFEDIYNDALGKLVSITKDHVTRSIWAYSEQAVFKYKVNKEDRNVWQIYVDKGEFELAIQYCKDNPAHKDQVLVKQAEMLFKNKEYEKSALISADTHSSFEEISLKFLQEWQIEALKTFLKKKLEGLKTHDKTQITMIVVWVVELFMNQMAILRSSNNSYLNDPQYLELQKQFDSFLAIPKVEECIIRNRSTIYDLMTSHGDKENLIRLTIMHCNYEEVIRQHLYKNNYLEALEVLKSQNNKDLFYQFFGILLQELPRPAVTALISQGYSLKPSKLLPALVSCNSDEKHAKEIIRYLEFCVYKLSSQEQAIHNFLLSLYARYKKDEVMRFISSQGQDINMVHYDVHYALRLCQEVGLTEACVQLSALLGLWTTAVDLALTISVDLAKQIAAMPTDHDDELRKKLWLKIAEHVVREKDDIEEAMKFLRHCDIVRIEDILPFFSDFVTIDHFKDAICNSLQEYNQHIQDLKEEMQEATKAAELVRKDIQEFRTRCTFVYVKDTCNACDVQLLSRPFYVFPCGHRFHSDCLVAALTPMLSMDQRTKLADLQRQLLIAQSNRPEDTTSVGSVSLSRKNRIKADIDELVASECLYCGELMIESIDKPFIEEEDYERVMKEWA; encoded by the exons atgACATCAATGTTTGACCAATATGAACAAGCATCTCAACGATCAAAACAAATACATGCACCTCCAATTCGTCCAGACATT AGTACAGCAGGATTTATTCAGATGAAGTTACAAGACGACGGACCGATTTTTATAAAACAGAGAGTTAATTTCCAGCCATCAGATAACATTGTACACTTggttgttaataataatataactgttATTGCTATGGCCAATAACATGCTCTTGCGTATTGATATGAGAAATCCTACTATAGAAG aaataaatatatcaaaatatGCAGTAAATATGAAAATGTCAGGGATGTTCCTTGATCCTTTGGGAAATCATTTGCTAATTGCTTTAGTTCCAAAGAATCCAAGTCTCAAAGATAGTACACCAcctgaattattttatttacataaGAAGACTTCAAAATTGAAACAG GCAGGCAAATTTAAAGGACACGAAATCACTGCTGTTGGATGGAACTTTCAAAATACTTCTGAAACTACTACGGGTCCAATACTGTTAGGAACTTCTAAAGGTCTCATCTTTGAAACAGAAATTGGTTTAGATGGTGacaaaatatttaatacaaGTTTGGAGCAATATTGGCGTCAG CTTCCTAACTACCTACCTCTTTATGGTGCTAAGGAGGTAGAAGGATTG GTATTTGATATAGGGGAGGCCAGTAAACCACCAATTACTGGCATAGAATTTCATAAAGTACCAAATTCAGACAAGTATATGATTATTGTCACCACTCTTATGCGTATTTATCAATATATTGGAGAAGTGCAGAATCCGGAAGAAAAACCTTTGTTACAACAAGTTTTTAATAAGTATTTAAATGTGCAAG AGAGTTTTAATGAAGTGATAAGtaatttaaattattcaaaAATGCAATTCTATTATCCTTCAATGGGAGCTTTACCAAAGTCTTTTGGTTGGTTGACTGAAACTGGTATATGGTATGCACag ATTGATCCAACTATAGATCCAAAGAATACGTTGCAAAATCAACAAATGATAACATGTCCTGAAACAAGTCTTATAGGAAGCAGTGTTTCGCAAGTAGCAACTCCGCCGCTTTCGTTTGTATTAACAGAATTTCATGCGCTGTTGCTTTATACTGATCGTGTTAAAGGCATATCACTCTTGAACCAGGAATtaatatttgaagatatttaTAACGAT GCTCTTGGCAAACTAGTTAGTATTACTAAAGATCATGTAACTCGTTCTATATGGGCTTATAGTGAACAAGCGGtatttaaatataaagttaataaaGAAGATAGAAATGTGTGGCAG aTATACGTCGATAAAGGTGAATTTGAGCTTGCTATACAATATTGTAAAGATAATCCAGCACACAAAGATCAAGTATTAGTAAAGCAAGCCGAAATGCTTTTCAAAAACAAAGA ATATGAAAAAAGTGCTCTCATCTCTGCAGACACTCATTCATCGTTCGAAGAAATATCATTAAAGTTTCTTCAAGAATGGCAAATAGAAGCATTAAAAACATTTCTCAAAAAG aaaCTAGAAGGACTGAAAACGCACGACAAAACGCAAATAACCATGATTGTTGTATGGGTGGTAGAATTATTTATGAATCAAATGGCGATATTACGAAGTAGCAATAATTCATATTTAAATGATCCGCAGTATTTGGAACTTCAGAAACAATTTGATAGCTTCCTTGCCATACCAAAAGTCGAA GAGTGCATAATAAGAAATCGCAGTACCATATATGATTTAATGACAAGTCACGGCGACAAGGAAAATCTTATCCGTTTAACCATAATGCATTGCAATTACGAGGAAGTGATACGTCAGCATTTATATAAAAACAATTACTTAGAAGCGCTTGAAGTTTTAAAGAGTCAAAACAATAAGGATCTCTTTTACCAATTTTTTGGTATTCTTTTACAAGAATTACCGCGTCCTGCGGTAACTGCTTTGATATCGCAAGGATACTCATTAAAGCCATCTAAGCTCCTGCCGGCTTTAGTCTCCTGTAATAGCGATGAAAAACAT GCGAAAGAAATAATCAGGTATTTGGAGTTTTGTGTATATAAATTAAGCTCTCAAGAACAGGCaattcacaattttttattgtCCTTGTATGCTCGTTATAAAAAAGATGAAGTTATGCGATTCATCAGTTCTCAAG GACAAGATATTAATATGGTACACTATGATGTTCATTATGCATTACGTTTGTGTCAAGAAGTTGGTTTAACTGAAGCTTGCGTACAATTGTCCGCATTGCTCGGGCTCTGGACAACAGCGGTAGATTTAGCTTTGACAATAAGCGTAGATCTTGCTAAACAAATAGCAGCCATGCCTACGGATCATGACGATGAATTAAGGAAAAAATTATGGCTAAAAATTG CTGAACATGTGGTTCGAGAAAAAGATGACATAGAAGAAGCAATGAAATTTTTGCGACATTGCGATATAGTCAGAATAGAAGATATACTACCGTTCTTTTCAGACTTCGTTACCATAGATCATTTCAAAGACGCTATTTGTAATTCGTTACAG GAATATAATCAACATATCCAAGATTTGAAAGAAGAAATGCAAGAAGCGACAAAAGCAGCCGAACTTGTTAGGAAAGACATACAAGAGTTCAGAACAAG GTGTACCTTTGTATATGTAAAGGATACATGTAACGCTTGTGATGTTCAGTTACTATCGCGACCCTTTTATGTATTTCCATGCGGACATAGATTTCATAGCGATTGCCTCGTAGCCGCATTGACTCCTATGTTGTCGATGGATCAGAGAACAAAGCTGGCTGATCTTCAACGACAACTACTTATTGCACAATCAAATAGGCCAGAAGATACTACATCAGTTGGTTCTGTATCCTTATCAAGAAAAAACCGAATCAAAGCTGACATCGACGAATTAGTAGCCTCTGAATGTTTATACTGCGGAGAACTCATGATAGA GTCTATAGATAAACCATTCATCGAAGAGGAGGACTATGAAAGAGTAATGAAAGAATGGgcataa
- the LOC117226214 gene encoding putative 3-methyladenine DNA glycosylase isoform X2 produces MLAVLPFLENIIRQTLNNSIAKRSVFCGSSMKRSRTSSKAKSKREEAEDDTIKNDIEAKSKDNEHNLIVQAKNLKNQKLNNVSKSDKKSIDSFKHPAETTLEDSINPEHKQKSNNKNNEELKPNVPPPKNKPRAVVDLKMMTEELKQLEEPPSTDWEKEICLNRLPFSFYDSPCEELAQNLLGKILVRYLENGTVLKGRIVETEGYLGVIDKASHTYQKKITPRNMPMYMSPGTVYVYMTYGMYHCFNISSQGEGCAVLIRALEPLEGIECMASQRTSKRTSGVPKKPLKDLKTHELCNGPSKLCMAFQLHKKHSKYSMCSWKGLWIENDNVNMEINIVKCPRIGIEGYGEEWTKKPLRYYIYGNKAVSKRNKEAELSLEMN; encoded by the exons aTGCTAGCTGTATTGCCTTTTTTAGAAAACATTATTCGGCAAACATTAAACAATTCCATAGCGAAGCGATCTGTGTTTTGTGGTTCATCAATGAAGAGATCAAGGACTAGTTCAAAGGCAAAGTCCAAGAGAGAAGAAGCCGAAGATGATACCATTAAAAATGATATTGAAGCGAAGTCAAAG gACAATGAACACAATTTAATAGTACAAGCTAAGAACTTAAAAAATCAGAAATTAAACAATGTATCAAAAAGTGACAAGAAATCAATTGATAGTTTCAAACACCCTGCTGAAACTACTTTAGAAGATTCTATAAATCCTGAGCACAAACAAAAAA GTAATAACAAAAACAATGAAGAACTAAAACCAAACGTACCTCCTCCAAAGAATAAGCCCAGAGCTGTGGTAGATCTAAAAATGATGACTGAGGAATTAAAACAGTTAGAGGAACCCCCATCTACCGATTGGGAAAAAGAAATATGTTTGAATAGACTTCCATTCTCATTTTATGATTCTCCTTGTGAAGAGTTAGCTCAAAATTTGTTAG GGAAAATACTGGTTCGTTATTTAGAGAATGGGACTGTTCTAAAAGGTAGAATTGTTGAAACAGAGGGTTACTTGGGTGTGATAGACAAAGCTTCACACACATATCAGAAAAAAATTACCCCTCGTAATATGCCGATGTATATGTCACCAGGAACTGTCTATGTGTACATGACTTATGGCATGTACCATTGTTTTAATATATCTAGTCAAG GTGAGGGATGTGCTGTTTTGATAAGGGCTCTTGAACCCCTAGAAGGTATTGAATGCATGGCTAGTCAACGTACATCAAAGAGAACATCGGGTGTGCCTAAAAAGCCTTTGAAGGATttaaaaacacatgaattatgcAATGGCCCATCAAAGCTCTGCATGGCCTTTCAACTTCATAAAAAACATAGTAAATACTCGATGTGTTCCTGGAAAGGTTTGTGGATCGAGAACGACAACGTGAATATGGAAATCAACATTGTAAAGTGCCCCCGCATAGGTATAGAGGGCTATGGAGAAGAGTGGACAAAGAAGCCACTACGATATTACATATACGGTAACAAAGCCGTGAGTAAACGAAATAAGGAAGCTGAATTATCATTGGAAATGAACTAG